The Candidatus Endomicrobium procryptotermitis DNA window AATATATGGGTAAATGATAATATAAGCATAGCGCCATATGGACATATAAAGAGTGGATATGTGAGGAATTATTCATCAAGAGAAAAAGGAAGAGCCGGAGCAAATATAGAGATATATGATGACAGCTATTTAAGAATTGAAGGAAAACTCGGAGCCGGCATAAATTATGCGATAAACAGATTGAACTCTTATGCCAGAATATCTGTAGGATATGTAATGGCAGGAGACAGAGCTGAATACTCTGGAGAATTTTTAGACAGCGGCGAAAAAATGGAAATATGGGGAACGGAAAGCGGGAAAATATCTGGGGGAATTGGCTTTGGTATAGAATATAAAATAACAAATCAGTGGAGTATATATGCAAATATAACAGGAAATACTTT harbors:
- a CDS encoding autotransporter outer membrane beta-barrel domain-containing protein, translating into NIWVNDNISIAPYGHIKSGYVRNYSSREKGRAGANIEIYDDSYLRIEGKLGAGINYAINRLNSYARISVGYVMAGDRAEYSGEFLDSGEKMEIWGTESGKISGGIGFGIEYKITNQWSIYANITGNTFQKGKEYYGNIGINYSF